One segment of Rickettsiella grylli DNA contains the following:
- the thiL gene encoding thiamine-phosphate kinase gives MVLNEFELIQRFFNQPMKCRNDVTLGIGDDGAVLNVPFNQQLVVSTDTFVAGRHFPEETLPEDIGYKALAVNLSDLAAMAAEPAWILLALTLPHVDETWLKKFNQGFFSLIQQFQLQLVGGDLTRGPLSITVHALGFVPQGKALRRLGAHIGDKIYVTGTLGDAGLALALMNTPSCCGLTQSQIFSVKQRLHRPHPRVEVGIALRDIASCAIDISDGLMADLHHLLSANQVGAIVQLEKLPLSDSLRGLSPEKAWSLALSSGDDYELCFTVPESKERDLQQQLATINTPYQCIGHIKADSGLILLDKKGAIFNTDKTGFQHFI, from the coding sequence ATGGTTTTGAATGAGTTTGAGTTAATTCAACGTTTTTTTAATCAGCCAATGAAGTGCCGTAACGATGTTACTTTAGGTATCGGTGATGATGGCGCTGTATTGAATGTCCCTTTCAATCAGCAATTAGTGGTGAGCACCGACACCTTCGTTGCAGGTCGACACTTTCCTGAAGAGACGTTACCCGAAGATATCGGTTATAAAGCCCTCGCTGTCAATTTAAGTGATCTCGCAGCGATGGCTGCTGAGCCGGCATGGATTTTGTTAGCATTGACATTGCCTCATGTTGATGAGACGTGGCTAAAAAAATTTAACCAGGGCTTTTTTTCCTTAATACAACAGTTTCAATTGCAACTGGTAGGCGGTGATCTGACGCGTGGACCGTTATCGATTACTGTACACGCGTTAGGATTTGTTCCTCAAGGAAAAGCGTTACGTCGTCTTGGCGCCCATATCGGTGACAAAATCTATGTCACGGGAACGTTGGGCGACGCAGGTTTGGCGCTCGCATTAATGAATACGCCATCGTGTTGTGGATTAACACAATCCCAAATTTTTTCAGTGAAGCAACGATTACATCGGCCTCATCCTCGCGTCGAGGTGGGGATCGCTTTGCGTGATATCGCAAGCTGCGCGATTGATATTTCAGATGGTTTAATGGCTGATTTGCATCATTTATTAAGCGCCAATCAGGTCGGTGCGATAGTGCAGTTAGAAAAACTCCCACTATCGGATAGTTTGCGCGGTTTATCACCCGAAAAAGCGTGGTCATTGGCGTTGAGTTCAGGAGACGATTATGAATTATGTTTTACGGTGCCTGAATCAAAAGAAAGAGATTTGCAACAACAGTTGGCAACAATAAATACACCGTATCAATGTATAGGGCATATTAAAGCAGATTCTGGATTAATACTGCTTGATAAAAAGGGAGCCATTTTTAATACGGATAAAACAGGATTTCAGCATTTTATTTAA
- the rlmH gene encoding 23S rRNA (pseudouridine(1915)-N(3))-methyltransferase RlmH, which translates to MIIHLIAVGTRLPAWAETGFHAYQKRFPPECTLHLITIPQSKRRKNSQISKHIAEEEKKILAALPKGSRIIALDAKGTLWNTQQLAQFLQHFQLSRGAISFLIGGPDGLGQTCLNHAERIWSLSPLTFPHALVRVMVAEQLYRAWSLLKGHPYHRE; encoded by the coding sequence ATGATTATCCATTTAATTGCGGTAGGAACGCGATTACCTGCGTGGGCGGAAACCGGTTTTCATGCGTATCAAAAACGCTTCCCTCCCGAATGTACACTTCATTTAATCACTATACCTCAAAGTAAACGGCGTAAAAATTCTCAAATTTCTAAACATATTGCTGAAGAAGAAAAAAAAATATTAGCCGCACTTCCTAAAGGATCTCGTATTATCGCCTTGGATGCGAAAGGAACGCTGTGGAATACCCAACAACTCGCTCAATTTTTACAACATTTTCAATTATCGCGAGGGGCTATCAGTTTTTTAATTGGCGGACCTGATGGTTTGGGTCAAACATGCCTCAACCACGCAGAACGTATTTGGTCGCTTTCGCCACTCACGTTTCCACATGCGCTCGTTCGAGTTATGGTTGCAGAGCAACTTTATCGTGCATGGAGTCTATTAAAAGGACATCCTTATCACCGAGAATAA
- the nadD gene encoding nicotinate-nucleotide adenylyltransferase, which translates to MIGILGGSFDPIHYGHLQIALALYQQLHLDEVRFIPCKSPVTDKKIVANQHQRLTMLALALQYYPYFSIDERELHRLTPSYMIETLASLRLEYGNTPLGLIIGYDNLVQLNLWYQWTSLIDYAHLLVVPRPLQTKPCAEEIHVFVKKHLTLDSRLLMQQPSGLIFMAPIQTLPFSASDIRKAIADGHYPVDLLPTSVLDYIVKQKLYL; encoded by the coding sequence ATGATAGGCATCCTCGGTGGCAGTTTTGATCCTATCCATTACGGTCATTTACAAATCGCGCTTGCGCTCTATCAACAACTCCATTTAGATGAAGTCCGTTTTATTCCTTGCAAAAGTCCTGTCACTGACAAAAAAATAGTGGCTAATCAGCACCAACGATTAACGATGTTAGCGCTGGCTTTACAGTATTATCCTTATTTTTCTATCGATGAGCGGGAATTGCATCGATTAACGCCTTCCTATATGATAGAAACCTTGGCTTCCCTTCGCCTCGAATATGGTAATACTCCCTTAGGGCTTATTATTGGTTACGATAATTTAGTGCAATTAAACCTCTGGTATCAATGGACCTCTTTAATTGATTATGCGCATTTACTTGTTGTACCGAGACCCTTACAGACTAAACCGTGTGCGGAAGAAATTCATGTTTTTGTAAAAAAACATCTAACGTTGGATTCTCGTTTATTAATGCAACAACCTTCTGGGTTAATATTTATGGCCCCTATACAAACATTACCATTCTCTGCAAGTGATATACGTAAAGCAATAGCCGACGGTCATTATCCCGTTGATTTATTACCGACCTCTGTCCTCGATTATATTGTAAAACAAAAACTATATTTATGA
- the holA gene encoding DNA polymerase III subunit delta, translating to MQCHYDQLNQRLNNTVLAPIYWVAGDEIVLLHAACNAIRLAAKKAGFTCRQVFYADKQFNSALLVANMNNYGLFSKKQFLELHLSQGFSEELTKALTQYAQSPPHHQCLLIITGKLEYRLQQTAWFKKIDKIGLIVPLWPLQRPQLILWITERVHAYGLKIEKAAIDYLMYATEGNLLATAQAIEKLRLYVDKNNLITIECLEQTLCHNVRFDPFKLTDAALTGNAKRCLRILMHLEEDGIEPLFILWALSRECRLLASLAFELNQGKNLTTLFKEHALWEKRQHLYQHALTRHSITHWYQLLGFARYIDQLIKGIDSGNVWNALQLFCLTIAAPSDNNTFFDRFCNEMAGAP from the coding sequence ATGCAATGTCATTATGACCAATTAAACCAACGATTAAATAATACCGTCTTAGCTCCTATTTATTGGGTCGCGGGTGACGAAATCGTCTTATTACACGCTGCGTGCAATGCTATTCGTCTCGCCGCAAAAAAAGCAGGTTTTACCTGTCGTCAAGTATTTTATGCGGATAAACAGTTTAATAGCGCTCTTCTGGTCGCGAATATGAATAATTATGGGTTATTTTCGAAAAAACAATTCCTTGAATTACATCTATCACAGGGTTTTTCTGAAGAACTAACCAAAGCACTCACACAGTATGCTCAAAGCCCACCACACCATCAATGTTTGCTCATCATTACTGGAAAGCTAGAATACCGTTTACAGCAAACGGCTTGGTTTAAAAAAATAGATAAAATTGGTTTAATTGTTCCTCTATGGCCTTTGCAAAGACCACAATTAATTCTGTGGATTACAGAACGTGTTCATGCTTACGGTTTAAAAATAGAAAAAGCAGCCATTGATTATCTTATGTATGCCACTGAAGGGAATTTATTAGCCACCGCACAGGCCATTGAAAAGCTTCGTTTATATGTGGATAAAAATAACCTCATTACCATTGAATGTTTAGAACAAACACTCTGCCATAACGTTCGCTTTGATCCTTTCAAACTAACGGATGCTGCGCTCACAGGAAATGCTAAACGTTGTTTACGTATTTTAATGCACCTGGAAGAAGATGGAATAGAACCTTTGTTTATTTTATGGGCGCTGAGTCGTGAATGTCGGCTCCTTGCTTCTTTAGCATTCGAATTAAATCAAGGTAAAAATCTAACAACACTTTTTAAAGAACATGCGCTATGGGAAAAACGTCAACACTTATATCAACACGCCTTAACACGTCACTCTATTACACACTGGTATCAATTGTTAGGCTTTGCACGTTACATTGATCAACTGATAAAAGGGATAGACAGCGGCAATGTATGGAATGCTTTACAATTATTCTGTCTTACGATTGCAGCCCCCTCTGATAATAATACATTTTTCGACAGATTTTGTAATGAGATGGCAGGAGCGCCTTAG
- the glyA gene encoding serine hydroxymethyltransferase, whose translation MSYSLQDTINNFDPDLWSSMNKEMQRQEDHLELIASENYASPRVLQAQGSGLTNKYAEGYPGKRYYGGCEYVDEVEQLAVERAKKLFKADYANVQPHSGSQANAAAYMALLKPGESLLGMSLAHGGHLTHGAKVSFSGKIYQSYAYGVTSDTQRIHYEEVEALAKKYKPALIIAGFSAYSREVDWQRFRDIADEVGAYFLVDIAHVAGLVAAGLYSSPISIADVVTSTTHKTLRGPRGGLILARSNPEIEKKLNAAVFPGQQGGPLMHVIAAKAVAFKEALEPHFKAYQRQVILNAKAMVQVMQERGYNIVSGGTDNHLFLIDLIDKKMTGKEAEALLEKASITLNKNMLPNDPCKPFITSGLRVGTPAVTTRGFKESQVREVAHWMCDLLDNRNDSARLEMIKKQVVALCHQFPVYSAERRDDNPMDSIE comes from the coding sequence ATGTCGTATTCATTACAAGACACAATTAATAATTTTGATCCTGATTTATGGTCATCAATGAATAAAGAAATGCAACGTCAAGAAGATCATTTGGAATTAATTGCTTCGGAAAACTATGCAAGCCCCCGTGTGCTACAAGCACAAGGGTCAGGTTTAACCAATAAGTATGCAGAAGGTTATCCGGGTAAACGTTACTATGGCGGGTGTGAATATGTTGATGAGGTAGAACAATTAGCAGTAGAGAGGGCCAAGAAATTATTTAAAGCGGATTATGCGAACGTACAACCCCATTCGGGTTCGCAAGCGAATGCGGCGGCTTATATGGCTTTATTAAAACCCGGTGAGTCGTTGCTAGGGATGAGTTTAGCGCATGGTGGACATTTAACGCATGGCGCAAAAGTGAGTTTTTCAGGAAAAATATATCAATCGTATGCGTATGGTGTCACGTCCGATACACAACGTATTCATTACGAAGAAGTCGAAGCGCTTGCAAAAAAATACAAACCGGCGTTAATTATTGCAGGGTTTTCAGCGTATTCACGTGAAGTGGATTGGCAACGATTCAGAGATATCGCCGATGAAGTCGGGGCCTATTTTTTGGTTGATATCGCGCATGTTGCCGGGTTAGTTGCTGCGGGTCTTTATTCTTCACCGATTTCCATTGCGGATGTGGTGACCAGTACGACCCATAAAACATTACGTGGACCTCGTGGAGGCCTCATTTTAGCGCGTTCTAATCCTGAGATTGAAAAAAAATTAAACGCAGCAGTATTTCCAGGTCAACAAGGAGGGCCTTTGATGCATGTGATTGCTGCAAAGGCGGTTGCGTTCAAGGAAGCATTAGAGCCCCACTTTAAAGCGTATCAGAGGCAAGTTATTTTGAATGCGAAGGCGATGGTTCAGGTGATGCAAGAAAGAGGCTATAACATTGTTTCGGGTGGAACGGATAACCATCTTTTTTTAATCGATCTGATTGACAAGAAAATGACAGGGAAGGAAGCAGAAGCCTTATTAGAAAAAGCCTCTATCACCTTAAATAAAAATATGTTGCCCAATGATCCCTGTAAACCGTTTATAACGAGTGGCTTGCGCGTGGGAACACCCGCTGTGACCACCCGTGGTTTTAAAGAAAGTCAGGTTCGCGAGGTTGCCCATTGGATGTGCGATCTGCTGGATAATCGAAACGATTCGGCTCGTCTAGAAATGATTAAAAAACAAGTCGTAGCGCTGTGCCATCAATTTCCAGTATACTCCGCCGAGAGACGAGACGATAACCCGATGGATTCTATTGAATAA
- the lptE gene encoding LPS assembly lipoprotein LptE: MWGLLFSLLTACGFQFRGHCVFSLPIQTLSLESKQPDNSFSKALKQALEAAGVHVSSNTTAPVRLQILSQQFTRTMTSLGNAGQTTTYLLTYAISFQVIDCHHHVLLAPQPIQATRTFSMTSNQLLGDLNTENDLSDRMQQDVIQQLLIRLASKKLHQQLRYSTCSP; the protein is encoded by the coding sequence TTGTGGGGCTTGTTGTTTAGCCTGCTGACCGCTTGTGGCTTTCAATTCAGAGGTCATTGTGTTTTTTCACTTCCAATCCAGACCCTTTCTTTGGAATCAAAACAGCCCGATAACTCCTTCAGTAAAGCGTTAAAACAGGCATTAGAAGCAGCCGGTGTTCACGTCTCATCCAACACAACGGCACCCGTTCGTTTACAAATTCTCTCACAACAGTTTACTCGCACCATGACAAGCTTAGGCAATGCTGGCCAAACAACAACGTATTTACTCACTTATGCTATTTCATTCCAAGTTATCGATTGTCATCACCACGTGTTATTAGCACCACAACCCATCCAAGCCACACGCACCTTTTCAATGACGTCCAATCAACTTTTGGGTGATCTGAATACAGAAAATGATTTAAGCGATAGGATGCAACAGGATGTCATTCAACAGCTTTTAATTCGCTTAGCATCTAAAAAATTACACCAACAACTCCGTTACAGTACGTGTTCTCCTTAA
- the nrdR gene encoding transcriptional regulator NrdR, which produces MYCPFCNEAETKVIDSRLSSDGQQVRRRRECLQCNERFSSFESADLGLPRVIKRDNTRSAFCQEKLRTGMLKALEKRPISSEQVEHVILRLMKKLRALGEREISSRQIGEWVMEELCDLDPVAYVRFASVYRSFQDIQAFNQAIEQLKQDISANKKYSHDTEIEKK; this is translated from the coding sequence ATGTATTGTCCTTTTTGTAATGAAGCCGAGACGAAAGTGATTGATTCGCGGTTGAGTAGTGATGGTCAACAAGTGCGACGTCGTCGCGAATGTCTACAATGTAATGAACGCTTTAGTAGTTTTGAATCCGCTGATCTGGGATTACCACGGGTTATCAAACGCGATAATACACGGAGTGCATTCTGTCAGGAAAAGTTAAGAACCGGTATGCTGAAAGCACTTGAAAAAAGACCTATTTCAAGTGAGCAGGTTGAGCATGTTATTTTACGCTTAATGAAAAAGTTACGCGCTTTAGGCGAACGTGAAATTTCATCGCGGCAAATTGGGGAATGGGTGATGGAGGAGTTGTGTGATTTAGATCCCGTCGCGTATGTGCGATTTGCTTCAGTCTACCGTAGTTTCCAAGATATTCAAGCGTTTAATCAAGCGATTGAACAATTAAAACAAGACATTTCAGCGAATAAAAAATATTCACATGACACAGAAATCGAAAAAAAATAA
- a CDS encoding phosphatidylglycerophosphatase A — protein sequence MQKNLVRKVFSHPIYFIAFGFGAGLSPCAPGTCGTIVAIPFYYLIQSLSLVNYVLVLASATLIGIWICDVTERGIGVHDYSGIVWDEICGFGLTMIAAPKGNVWIGIGFLLFRLFDIVKPWPIALIERKIPGGFGVMADDLMAGVYAWMSLQLIVHLHLF from the coding sequence ATGCAAAAAAATTTGGTTCGCAAAGTATTTAGTCATCCTATTTATTTCATTGCGTTTGGTTTTGGAGCGGGATTATCACCATGCGCACCCGGTACTTGCGGGACAATCGTTGCCATTCCATTCTATTATTTAATACAGTCTTTATCGTTAGTGAACTATGTGCTTGTTTTAGCGAGTGCGACGCTTATCGGTATTTGGATTTGCGACGTGACAGAACGAGGTATCGGTGTTCATGATTATTCAGGAATCGTTTGGGATGAAATATGTGGATTTGGTTTAACGATGATTGCAGCGCCAAAGGGCAACGTATGGATAGGAATCGGTTTTCTTTTGTTTCGGTTGTTTGATATTGTAAAACCTTGGCCTATCGCGCTCATAGAACGTAAAATACCCGGTGGTTTTGGTGTCATGGCGGATGACTTAATGGCGGGGGTGTATGCCTGGATGAGTTTGCAGCTTATCGTTCACTTACATTTATTCTAA
- the ettA gene encoding energy-dependent translational throttle protein EttA: MSQHAIYTLQAVNKVVTPQKEILKNIWLSFYAGAKIGVLGLNGAGKSSLLRILAGIDTDFTGEAQAQAGIRIGYLEQEPQLDPLKDVRGNVEEAILETKKLLERFHEISMKFAEPLSESVMNQLFEEQGALQTQLDASGGWELERKLSIAADALRLPRWDARITQLSGGERRRVALCRLLLSNPDILLLDEPTNHLDAQSVAWLERFLTDYSGTVIAVTHDRYFLDHVAGWILELDRGQGIPYEGNYSAWLAQKQQRLAQEGKQRAAHEKSLKAELDWVRTHPKGRQAKSKSRLARFEELSSQEFQKRAETQELYIPPGPRLGDSVLEFDQLTFGYNGKRLIDNFSFIVPKGAIVGIIGPNGVGKSTLFRLIMQQERPDSGCIRQGASVKLAYIDQHRDALNPSHTVWQEISEGLDIMTIHQFQMPSRSYVGRFNFKGSCQQKLIKNLSGGERNRVHLAKLLRTGGNVLLLDEPTNDLDVETLRALEEALLNFPGCVLVISHDRWFLDRIATHILAFQDNQKIDCFTGHFTAYENDRLKRLHHDEQPKKKIKYKKLVN, from the coding sequence ATGTCACAGCACGCTATCTATACCTTGCAGGCGGTCAATAAAGTGGTTACGCCTCAAAAAGAAATTTTAAAAAATATTTGGCTCTCTTTTTATGCCGGCGCTAAAATTGGCGTTTTAGGGCTAAACGGTGCTGGTAAATCATCGTTACTCCGGATTTTAGCTGGTATTGATACTGATTTTACAGGAGAAGCACAGGCACAAGCTGGAATCAGAATCGGCTATTTAGAGCAAGAACCTCAACTCGATCCACTGAAAGATGTTCGTGGCAATGTAGAAGAAGCTATTTTAGAAACGAAAAAATTACTGGAGCGCTTTCATGAAATCAGTATGAAATTTGCTGAGCCGCTGAGTGAGTCCGTCATGAATCAGCTTTTTGAAGAACAAGGAGCGCTACAAACACAACTGGACGCGAGTGGTGGTTGGGAATTAGAACGTAAACTCTCCATTGCAGCAGATGCTTTACGCTTACCACGCTGGGATGCACGCATCACGCAACTTTCAGGCGGCGAACGTCGTCGTGTGGCCCTGTGTCGGTTATTATTATCCAATCCTGATATCTTATTACTCGATGAGCCTACCAATCATTTGGATGCACAAAGCGTCGCGTGGCTTGAACGTTTTTTAACGGATTATTCGGGTACAGTCATTGCGGTCACGCATGATCGTTATTTTTTAGACCATGTAGCGGGTTGGATTTTGGAACTGGATCGCGGTCAAGGCATTCCCTATGAAGGAAATTACTCTGCTTGGTTGGCTCAAAAGCAACAACGCCTTGCACAAGAAGGAAAACAACGTGCTGCGCATGAAAAAAGCTTAAAAGCCGAACTAGACTGGGTACGTACTCATCCCAAAGGGCGACAAGCGAAAAGTAAATCCCGTTTAGCGCGTTTTGAAGAATTAAGTTCACAAGAATTTCAAAAAAGAGCTGAAACGCAAGAACTCTATATTCCACCGGGACCCCGCTTAGGTGATTCGGTTTTAGAATTTGATCAACTAACTTTTGGTTACAACGGAAAACGATTAATTGATAATTTCAGTTTTATCGTACCCAAAGGGGCTATCGTGGGTATCATTGGCCCCAATGGCGTTGGAAAATCCACTTTATTTAGGCTTATCATGCAGCAAGAACGCCCGGATAGTGGGTGCATCCGTCAAGGTGCTTCAGTAAAGCTTGCCTACATTGATCAACATCGTGATGCATTGAATCCTTCTCATACCGTTTGGCAAGAAATTTCTGAAGGGCTTGATATCATGACGATTCATCAATTCCAAATGCCTTCTCGTTCTTATGTCGGACGTTTTAACTTCAAAGGATCGTGTCAGCAAAAATTAATAAAAAACCTTTCTGGCGGAGAACGTAATCGAGTCCATTTGGCTAAATTATTACGCACGGGGGGGAATGTATTACTCCTTGATGAACCCACCAATGATTTAGATGTCGAAACCTTACGCGCTTTGGAAGAAGCGTTATTAAATTTTCCAGGATGTGTTTTGGTTATTTCTCATGATCGTTGGTTTTTAGATAGAATAGCCACGCATATTTTAGCGTTTCAAGATAATCAAAAAATTGATTGCTTTACCGGTCATTTTACAGCGTATGAAAATGATCGTTTAAAACGCCTCCACCATGACGAGCAACCCAAGAAAAAAATAAAATATAAAAAATTAGTGAATTAA
- the nusB gene encoding transcription antitermination factor NusB encodes MTQKSKKNNFKAKQRARRFAVQAIYQWQLTQETFSVIQTKFLAQEEMKSVDTAYFTLIVQGILNDHELLDRYLQSFVDRPLCQLDCVEWAILRLGTYELLNCSEIPYKVILNEAIELAKMFGATDSYKYVNGILHRIAEKNRAIDCKN; translated from the coding sequence ATGACACAGAAATCGAAAAAAAATAATTTTAAAGCCAAACAACGCGCTCGTCGTTTTGCAGTGCAAGCAATCTACCAGTGGCAATTAACACAGGAAACGTTTTCTGTGATACAAACTAAATTTTTAGCCCAAGAAGAAATGAAAAGTGTGGATACCGCTTATTTTACGTTGATCGTCCAAGGTATTTTGAACGATCACGAATTATTAGATCGTTATTTACAATCATTCGTTGATCGACCACTGTGTCAATTAGATTGCGTAGAATGGGCTATTTTAAGATTGGGGACTTATGAATTACTGAACTGTAGTGAAATCCCTTATAAAGTCATTTTAAATGAAGCGATCGAATTAGCGAAAATGTTTGGCGCAACCGATAGTTATAAATATGTCAATGGCATTTTACATCGAATAGCCGAAAAAAATCGTGCAATAGATTGTAAAAATTAG
- the rsfS gene encoding ribosome silencing factor, whose protein sequence is MTQPILKKELQTDLVRLLADHKAKNITVLNVSQLTDITDHLIICTGNSNRHVKTLAQYLITAAKAKNMTIYGLEGEKEGEWILIDLVDVVVHIMLPQEREFYNLEKLWGTVNKT, encoded by the coding sequence ATGACTCAACCCATTTTAAAGAAAGAATTACAAACTGATCTGGTTCGTTTATTAGCAGATCATAAAGCAAAAAACATTACCGTACTCAATGTCAGTCAACTCACTGACATTACTGATCATCTCATCATTTGCACTGGAAATTCTAACCGACATGTCAAAACACTGGCCCAATACCTCATCACAGCGGCTAAAGCTAAAAATATGACGATTTATGGGTTGGAAGGTGAAAAAGAAGGTGAATGGATATTAATTGATTTAGTCGATGTCGTCGTTCATATTATGTTACCTCAAGAACGCGAATTTTATAATCTTGAAAAATTATGGGGAACCGTCAATAAAACATGA